A window of Acidobacteriota bacterium genomic DNA:
CAAGGGGTTGATCACCGGCGGTCTGGAAGTGGACTGGCTTTTCTTCGAGCGCTGGGGACGCTGGGGCCTGGCGGCGTTTTGGGATTTCGGCAACGCCCTCGAGGATCTGGCGCTGGACGATTTCGGTGAGCTCGAGCAGGGGGCTGGAGTCGGGTTGCGCTGGCTGTCACCGGTGGGGCTGGTGCGGCTGGATGTCGCCGCCGCCATCTCTCGTCCCGGAACGCCGGTGCGCTTCCATTTCAGCGTGGGGCCGGATCTATGACCTCCCGCCGCCGCATCTGGCTGCGTCGCCTGCTCATTGCTCTAGGGCTCGTGGTGTTGGTCGCCGGCCTCGCTTTGGGCTGGCTGTTGGGGACGAGCTCCGGCGCCCGCTGGCTCTTCGCCCAATCCGGCACGTTGATTCCCGGCAAGGTGACCGTCGGCAGCCTCCAGGGGCCGATCCGTGGTCCCCTGGTGCTGGAGGAGCTCCGTTACAGCACCGACACCCTGACCCTCACCGCCCAGCGGGTGGAGCTGGAGTGGCGGCTGCGGGAGCTGCTGGCCAAGCGTCTGGACATCACCCGGCTCTACGCTCGGGGCATCGAGATCACCACCGTCGACGAGGACGAAGAGCCCTCTCCTCTGCCGGACGTGCGCCTGCCCATCAACATCATCGTTCGCGACGCGGTGGTGGAGTCGTTGACGGTGAGCGGTGAGCCGCCGGTGATCATCGACCGCATCGAGCTCGAGACCACCGCCGCCGGCAGCGAGGTGGTGGTGGATCGGCTGGAGGTGATGTCGCCGGATCTGGATCTGCTGGCCTCGGGTCGGGTGGAGCCGGTGGGGGAGTATCCGGTGGATCTGGAGGTCCAGTGGTCGGCGCGGCTGCCGGATCTGCCGCCGCTGGCGGCGGAGGGCACCCTGGGCGGTGACCTGGAACGACTGCTGGTCAGCCAGCGTCTGAGCCGTCCGGTGGCGTTGACGGTGGACGGTACCTTGACCACTCCCCTGCGGGATCTGGCCTTCGAGCTGCAAACGGCCTTCGAGGGGCTGGATCCCGAGGCGCCGGATCTCCAATTCCTGGAGCTGGACCTGCCCCTCACCGACCTGACCGGCGAGCTACGGCTCGAGGGTGTCGCCGAAGACTTCCGGCTGCAAGGCCGCCTGGCAGCGACCGTCCCGGAAGATGCCGGGGATCTGGGGCGGCTGAGCTCGGAGCTCGATGTGGGAATTCGCTCCCCCGGGCAGGGGGCTCCCATGGAGGTGTCCATCAGCAGTGCTCGGGTGCGGCCGGCGGGCGGAGCGGGCTCGTTGGATGTCCGCGGTGACGTGGTGCTGGAAGAGGCAGCGCGCTTCGATCTGGCGCTGGCCTGGGAAGGGCTGCAGTGGCCCCTGACTCCCGGCGCTCCCGAGGAGGTGGTGGTGACCACGCCCCAGGGCAGCGCCACCATCGCCGGCACCGCCGAGGAATACCGCCTCACCGCCGAGGCTCGCCTCGAAGGTCCGCAGATTCCGTCGGGTAGCTGGAGCTTGGCGGGGACCGGGGATCTGGAGGGCTTGAATCTGCGCCCGCTGGAGGGTGAGGTGTTGGGAGGCCGCCTGGGAGCTCGAGGCCGCTTCGCCTGGTCGCCGCAGGTGCTTTGGGACCTGCAGGTGCGGGGGCAGGGCTTCGATCCCGCGGTGCAATGGCCCGAGCTGCCGGGGACGGTGGCCTTCACCGCCGACACCCGGGGCCGCCTGGAGGAGCAGGGGCCGGAGGGCAGGGTGCAGAACCTCCGTCTCACGGGGACGGTGCGCGGCGAGCCGTTGGAGGCTCAGGGCGCCGTGGTGCTCGCCGGCGGCCAGGTGCGGCTGGATCCCCTGGAGGCCACCTGGGGCGGAGCCAGCGCCCAGGCTTCCGGCCTCACCGGTGGTCCCTGGGACCTGACCTGGTCGTTGGAGGTTCCCCAGGTGGCCAGTCTGCTGCCGGACCTCGCGGGTTCCCTGAGTGCCCAGGGCACATTGCGCGGCGACGCAGAGCTGCCCCGGCTGGAGGCCCAGCTGGAAGCCAGCGACCTGGCCTTCGGCGAGATTCGGAGCCAGGGCCTCGAGGTCGAGCTGGAAGGCGACCTGGCGGGCGGCGCTCCGCTACGAGCGAGCGTTGAGGCCACTGAGCTGTTGCTGGCGGGGCGTAGCTGGGCTGAAGCCGAGGCGCGCCTGGAGGGAGCTCCGGACCAGCATGGGATAGAGATCTCGGCGGTGGGGAACGACGGCGTGGAGCTTGCCGCCCGGCTGCAGGGCGGGGCCCCGGTGGCGGACTGGCCGTCGCTGCTGTCGGCGGATTGGAGCGGCGAGGTGCAGGATCTCAGCTACGCCGCCCAGGGCGCTGGACGTTGGGTCCAGCGGTCGGCGGCGGATCTCGCCATCGAGCCGCTGGGTGGACCTTCGGAGGGCTCTCAGACGGTGCGTCTCGAGGAGTTGTGCCTGGAGGCGGCGAAGCTGCCGCCTACCGCCGCTGATTCTTCCTCCCCTTCTTCTGCAGCCAGCATAGGCACCTCCCGATTGTGCGTAGAGGGTGCGCTGCAGTCGTTCGCCGGCAACGATGGGGCCGGCGAGGGTGGAACCGCTGGCACGACCAGCTGGCAGGCAGAGGGCACCCTGTCGGCGGTGCCCCTGGGCTTCCTCTCCCCCTTCCTGCCGCCGGAGGCGGACCTCGAAGGGAGCGTCGAGGGCGACTTCCGCCTCGCTCTGGAAGGTTCCTCGCCGCTGGAGGCGGAGGTGCGCCTCGATCTCTCCCCGGGTGTTCTGCGATACCAGCTGGACGATCTGATCACCTCGCGCTTCGGAGCCGGCACGGCGCGGCTGACGGCAGGGGCCGGCGGCATTGAAGGGGAGCTTCAGTTGCCGCTGGAGAAAGACGGGCAGATCCAGGCCCGCTTCTCCGCCGGCGCCTGGTCTCCGGCAAGCCAGGAGCTCACCGGTTTGGCGGTGAAGGGATCTCTCGATGCGGTGATCCAGGACCTGACCTGGCTGCCGGCGGTGCTCCCGGACCTGGCGGACACCGGCGGCCGTCTGCGGGCGGAAGCGACTCTCTCCGGCACCCTCGGCTCGCCGGCGTTGGCGGGGGAGGTGCGCCTGGAGGAGGCCAAGGCCCGGATTCCGACCCTCGGCATCCAGGTGCAGGAGATCACCTTTCTCGCCCGCGGTGATGGTGGGGAGACCTTGCAGCTGGAAGGCAGCGCCAAGTCCGGCGACGGCACGGTGCGCCTCCAAGGCACCGCCGGCTCCGCCGTGGGCAGTGCCCCGGTGAAGGTGTCGCTGAAGGGACAGGACTTTCAGGTGATGAATACCTCCGAGATCCAGGTCGAGGTCTCCCCGGACCTGGAGATCTCGGTGGACGGCCAGGACGTCACCGTCCGCGGCGAGGTGACGGTGCCGGAGGCGGAGATCGCCATCAAGAAGCTCGAAGAGGGTGCGGTGCATCCGTCCCCGGACGTGGTGGTGGTGAGCGGGAAGGACGGAGAGGAGCAGGTGCGCACCGCCGCCGGCCCGCTACGGGTGGACGCGCGGGTGCGGTTGGTCCTGGGGGAGGACGTGGAAGTGGAGGCGCTGGGGCTCACCGCCGAGCCGGAGGGCACGCTGCTCTTGACTCAGACCCCCAACGGCCTGACCCGCGGGAGCGGCGAGCTGGACATCAGCGGCGGCAAATACGAGGCCTACGGTCAGGATCTGGACATCGAGCGCGGCCGGTTGATCTTCGGCGGTGGCGCGGTGTCCAACCCCGGGTTGGATCTCCGCGCCTCCCGCACCGCCCAGGACGGCACCGTCGCTGGCGTCGAGGTGCGGGGCACCCTGGAGGAGCCGGAGGTGACCCTGTGGTCCAACCCCGCCATGGGAGAGAGCGATCAGCTCGCCTACCTGCTCCTGGGCCGGCCGCTGGAATCCGCCGGCGAGGCGGAAGGCGATCTGTTGACCAAGGCCGCCACGTCTCTGGGGCTCAAGGGCGGCAATCTGCTGGCGGCGAAGTTGGGGACACGCTTCGGTCTGGAGGAGGCCCGCATCGAAACCAACGGCGGCCTGGAGGAGGCGTCGCTGGTGGTGGGCAAGTATCTCTCGCCGGACCTCTACGTGGCCTACGGCATCGGCCTCTTCGAGCCGGTGAGCACCTTCCGCATCCGCTACCTGCTGAGCAGCAAGTGGAGCCTGGAGGCGGAAACCGGCATCGGCACCAGCGCGGACTTCCTCTACAGCATCGAGCGGGGTGGCAAGAAGAGGGAGTCGTCGGAAGAGTCCGGCGAGAAGGAGTAGGGGCATCCGCCGAGGCCCGCCGGCTCCAGCCCCCGCCCCCGACGCTGGAGCGTCTCCCCTGGGTTCCCACGGTGGACCGTGGGAACGAGGAGGAGCTTGGTACCTACTTGTTGAGTCGCCCCAGAAAGCGATTCCACATTCGGTTGGTTTGTTCCCAGAGTCTCATTGACCTCGAGCGGTGTGAGTGGGCTGCGGGATTCGAGGATGGGCGTCTTCGCCCACCGCAGAACCCGACTGCTCACGCCCCCGGGGATACCTGTCCTTGCTCAACTCCGAGAAGCAACGCCGAGAAGTGGTACCCAAATGTTGGTTTACCGGGTCAGCTTCTTGTATTTGATCCGGTGGGGCTGATCCGCCTCGGCGCCCAGGCGCCGACGGCGGTCCTCCTCGTAGGCCTCGTAGTTGCCCTCGAACCACTCGACCTGGGAGTCGCCCTCGAAGGCCAAGATGTGGGTGGCGATGCGGTCCAGGAACCAGCGGTCATGGCTGATGATGACGGCGCAGCCGGCGAAGTCCAGGAGCGCTTGCTCCAGGGCCCGCAGGGTGTCGACGTCGAGGTCGTTGGTGGGCTCGTCGAGGAGCAGCAGGTTGGCGCCGGCCTTGAGTGTCTTGGCCAAGTGCACCCGGTTGCGCTCGCCGCCGGAGAGGGCGGAGACCGGCTTCTGCTGGTCGGCGCCCTTGAAGTTGAAGCTGGCGGCGTAGGCTCGGGCGGGGATTTCCCGCCGCCCCAGAGTGACCACGTCCTGGCCGTCGGAGATCGCTTCCCACACCTTGAGATCGTCCTCCAGACTGTCGCGGCTCTGGTCCACATATCCCAGCTCCACCGTGTCCCCGATGCGCAGGGTGCCGGCGTCCGGCTCCTCGGCACCGGTGATCATGCGGAAGAGGGTGGTCTTGCCGGCGCCGTTGGGGCCGATGACGCCGACGATGCCGCCGGGGGGCAGGGAAAAGCTCAGGTCGTCGATGAGCAGGCGGTCGCCGAAGCCCTTGCGCAGCCCCTTGGCCTCCACCACCAGGTCCCCCAGCCGCGGGCCGGCGGGAATGTGGATCTGGTTGTCGTCCAGGCGGGCTTTGGCGGCGGCGTCCTCCGCCAGCAGCTCCTCGTAGGCGTTGAGGCGGGCTTTACCCTTGGCGCGGCGGCCCTTGGGGCTCAGCCGCACCCATTCGAGCTCCCGCTGGAGGGTCCGGCGCCGGGAATCGTTCTCCCGCTCCTCGGCGGCCAACCGGGCTTCTTTTTGCTCCAGCCAGGAGGAGTAGTTGCCCTTCCACGGGATGCCCGAGCCGCGATCCAGCTCGAGGATCCAGCCGGCGACGTTGTCGAGGAAGTAGCGATCGTGGGTGACGGCCACGACGGTGCCCTGGTATTCGTGCAGGAAGCGCTCGAGCCAGGCGACGGACTCGGCGTCCAGGTGGTTGGTGGGCTCATCTAGGAGCAGGAGGTCCGGAGCCTGGAGCAGCAGCCGGCAGAGGGCGACGCGACGCCGTTCGCCGCCGGAGAGGGTGGTGACGTCGGCGTCCCCGGGGGGCACCCGTAGCGCGTCCATGGCGATCTCCAGAGTCCGATCGAGCTCCCAGCCGTTGGCACTGTCGATGGCGTCTTGGACCTTGCCCTGCTCGGCGAGGAGCTGCTCCATCTCTTCCGGGCTCATCTCTTCGGCGAAGCGGGCGTTGATCTCGTCGAAGCGGTCGAGGAGCGCGCGCATCTCGGCGACGCCATCCTCGACGTTGCCCCGCACGTCTTTGTCGGGATCGAGGCGGGGTTCCTGGGAGAGGTAGCCCACCCGGGCGCCCTCGGCGGCCCAGGCTTCACCGAGGTAGTCCTCGACCTCGCCGGCCATGATCTTGAGCAAGGTGCTCTTGCCCGCCCCGTTGCGCCCCAGGACGCCAATCTTGGCGCCGGGATAAAACGACAGCCAGATGTCCTTCAGGACCTCGCGGTGGGGGGGATAGACCTTGGTGAGGCCCTGCATGACATAGATGAACTGCTCGGACATGCCAACTCCTCGGCGTGAATTCTCGGTGGGATTGCTCGCGCTGCGTCGAAATGGGCACCGTGAAAGGTGCCCTCGCGGTCGCAGCCCGGCCCTTGAGCCTACACCACCCGGCGAGGAAAGGGCAGAGAAACCGCCAGTTTCCCAGGGTGGTACCCACTTGTTGGTTCGCTCTCGTGCATCACCAAGGCCATGTTGGTGCGGGCTGCTCGGGAGTCGGGCCCTGCGGTGGCCAGGGGGCCATCCTCGGATCCCGCTCCCTCACCAAACCGGCGGTGATTCGAGGCCGTGGGGGGATGAGTTTAGCGGGAGTGGAATGGAGGCTCAGAGAGGTGGTACCCACTTGTTGAGCCGACCCAGAGGGCGATTCCACCGTCGGTGGATTCCTCCCCAGAGCTTCAGCGGTTTCGAGCGGTGTGAGTGGGCTGCGGGATTCGAGGATGGGCGTCTTCGCCCACCGCAGAACCCGACTGCCCACGCCCTCGGAGATACTGATCCTTGCTCAGTCGCGAGAGGCAGTACCGAGAAGTGGTACCCAAATGTTGATGCCTTTGTTTTCAACGACTTGGGTAGGTGGTACCCACTTGTTGGTCCGCTCTCGTGCATCACCAGGGCAAGGTCTGCGCGGGTTGCTCGGGAGTCGGGTCCTGCGGTGGCCGGGGGCCATCCTCGGATCCCGCTCCCTCACCAGACCGGCGGTGATTGGAGGGTGTTGGGGATGAGCTCAGCGGGAGTGGAATCGAGGGTGGTACCCACTTGTTGATCGCTGGCTGGGGTAGTTAGGCCTGGTTGGATTCGAGCTTTTGGATCTTGGCTTCCAGGGCCTCCGCTTCAGCGGTGAGCTCGGCGTAGCGGGGGATTTGGCCGGAGCGTTGGGCTTGGACAGCCTGCTGGAGCTTCTGGGCGTGTTCCTTCTTCAATTTCTTCAACGGGTCGGATTTGAACAGGCCGAACATGATGCTTCCTTCCGCGATGGGCCGAGGCGGTGGTGCCTGGGCTTATCGCAGGACCTTACCTTCCGTCGCTCCGTGGATCACCATCTCGTTCCGGTCCTGGAGGAAGGCCACGACCTCCAGCTCCTGGGGATCCCAGGACGGGTCGAGGGAGAATTCGGCCGTGCCTTGGACGCTGGTGGCGGAGCTGGGGTCGAGACGGGCGACGGACTCCAGGCGACGGACGACGCGCTCGTTTTCGAGGGTGCGGTGGGCGTTCTCGCCGCTTTGGACCTGAGTGGACAGGCCGCTTTCCACCAGCGCCACCATCAGCTCCTGGGGGCCGTCCACCGAGCCCTGGAGCTCGGCGGCGGCGGTGACGGAAACGGTGGCCTCGCCGCGGTTCAGGGACTGGATACGCACGGTGGCCGCCGACGGCCGGGCCAGCTCGTCCTCGATGAGACCGCGCACCTGGCTCTCCCGGGAGCCGACGCAATGATCCCGACCGGCGACCACCAGCTGGGGGGTGTAGAGGCGGCCGGTGGCGAGGCTTTGGGCGTAGCGTTCCTGGCGGCGGGACCAGAGCTCGGAGGAGAAGGGATCTTGCCAGCCGATGGAATTCCAATAGTCGACGTGAAACGCCAGGGGCAGCACGCGGTCTTTGAGCTTGGGGTCCGCTTCCAGCCGCGCCAGCAAACGGTCCGCCGGAGGGCAGCTGGAGCAGCCCTGGGAAGTGAAGAGCTCGATGATGATGGGGCTCGTCATGGCTTCTTCCTGGGCCGGTTCGGGCGTCGTGGATTCCGCGTCGGCGCTCGCCGTCTCGGCACCGCAAGCGGTGGCCAGGAGCCAGGTGAGGAGAAAGAGGGCCGTGAACAGCAGGCGGGTAGGCTGGGGACGGGGCACGGCAAGGCTGCGAGAGTAGGGCTGGCGATTCATCGAGGTCTCCTGGTCGGGGTCGTCTCCTGGGGCGAGGGGTTGGGAGGGTTGCGGTACTCCAACACGTACCGGCTCCGTTCAACCGACTATACGGCGCCGGTGCTGGAGGCGGATGTCTCGGCCTCGGTCACCGCACCGGGTCCATCGGAGGGCCGAGTCTTCAATACTGGTAGACTCGCCGTTACGTTCGACGACCACTTCGGGCCTCCAGCAACTTCTTCGGGAGATCGCCGACCATGCTTCTCACCGGACCCATCCTGAGCTGTGCCTTGCCCCGTTCATCGACCCTGTGGGCCGTGCTGGCCCTGGCCTCCATGCTCGGTGCCTGCGGGCCGGTGGATCATGCGCCGGACCCGGTCCATCATGGAGAGGACACCCAGTCTTCCGCTGCCCAGTCTTCCGGGGCCGGAGCTCCCGTGGGAGCCGCTGCTGAGGCTCAGCGGCCCACCGAGGTGCCCTGGGCGCGTCAGCCGGCGCCGCCCGAGCTGCCGACGGATCGTCGGCTGCAGGTGGCGTTCCTGGTGGTGGACGGCGTCTACAACATCGAGCTCACCGCACCCTTCGACATCTTTCACCACGTGCGCTTCCACCACGAACCGGGAATGGAGGTCTTCACCGTCTCCCCCGACGGCGAGGCGGTGACCACCTTCGAGGGGCTGCGCATCGGTGCCGACTACTCCTTTGCCGACGCGCCGCCGGCGGACATCCTGGTGGTGCCCAGCGCCGAGCACAGCATGGATAAGGATCTGGAGAACCGGGCCATGATCCAATGGGTCGAAGAGGTGGGCACCGCGGCCTTCTACGTCGTTTCCCTCTGCGACGGTGCCTTCGTCCTCGCCGAGGCGGGGCTGCTGGAGGGCCTCGCCGCGACCACCTTCCCCAGCGATCAAGATCGCTTCGCCGAGATGTTCCCGCAGGTAGACCTGCGCCGCGGCGTGAGCTTCGTCCACCAAGGCCCGGCGGTGACCTCCGAAGGCGGCGCCAAATCCTTCGATCCGGCGATGTACCTGGTGGATCTGCTCTACGGCCAGGAGGTGGCCCAGGGGGTCGGCCGGGGCTTGATCATCCCCTGGCCTCCCACTCCGGAAGAGATGCCGGCGGTGGTCGTCGAGGCCGAGTAGCTCGTCCAAACTCTCACGCGTCAGAACCCTCGCTGTCCAAAACGCAGCATCGCCCGGAGGCCTCGAAGGGCCGTCCGGGCGATGGGGCTCGGTGGGTACCGAGGAGCCTCTGATGCTGGGGCTTCTCGTCCGAAACCTTAGAGCTCGAAGATGAGCTTGGTCATGTCGTGCTGGCCACCGTCGGGGTCCGTGCCGTAGCCCGGGATGGTGTGGGAGGTGAAGCCCAACTCGGTGAGGGTGGTGATGGCCTCGGCTTCCAGGTCGGTGATCAGGAAGCAGGTGAGATGGCGCAGACCGTTGGCGCGGCCGATGTCGATGAAATGGTTGATCAGCAGCATGCCGAGGCCCGCGGAGCGGTATTCCTCATCGATGAGCCACTTGACCCGCCCGACGCGGCGCAGGGGGCCGTGGTCCCGGCGATGGAGGGTGGCGTCGGCGACGATCTTGCCGCCATCGACGGCGAGCAGCGGGAACACCCGGGCATAGTCGAGGTTCATTCCCCACTGCTGTACCAGCCCGCGGTCGTCGATGCGGGCCCAAGCGAAGCGGCGGGAGTCTTCCGGCAGGCGCTGGAAGAATTCGTGAAGGCCGTCGATGTCGTTCTCGGTGAAGGGACGAATGAGCACCCGTCGGCCGTCGCGAAGCGACGCCTCCTGGGGATATCGATTGAGCATGAAACTCCTCCAAGCTAGATCCGCCCCAGTCCACGACAGCCGAATCCATGGCAGCGCAGTCCGTGGCAGGGATGAAGTCTTGTGTTGGATGGCCGGTTCGGAACCGCCAGCCGATGATTATAGAAGGTGACTTTGAGAGCAGTCCTCGCTTGAGAATCAGGCCTCACCGTCGAGTCCGTGTTTATTCGCCAGCCTCTTCGTCCAGGAATCCGTGCTGGCGCATCCACTGGTCGTTGACGAATTTGGTCAGGTAGTTGCGGATGGAGTCGGGGAGGATGGTGAGAACTTTCTTGGCCTCGGGGTGGCGTTTGACCGCCTCGAGCATTCCCCACACCGCGGAGCCGGAGCTACCACCCACCAACAATCCCTCCTCCTGGATCAGCCGACGGGCCATGAGGAA
This region includes:
- the ettA gene encoding energy-dependent translational throttle protein EttA; this translates as MSEQFIYVMQGLTKVYPPHREVLKDIWLSFYPGAKIGVLGRNGAGKSTLLKIMAGEVEDYLGEAWAAEGARVGYLSQEPRLDPDKDVRGNVEDGVAEMRALLDRFDEINARFAEEMSPEEMEQLLAEQGKVQDAIDSANGWELDRTLEIAMDALRVPPGDADVTTLSGGERRRVALCRLLLQAPDLLLLDEPTNHLDAESVAWLERFLHEYQGTVVAVTHDRYFLDNVAGWILELDRGSGIPWKGNYSSWLEQKEARLAAEERENDSRRRTLQRELEWVRLSPKGRRAKGKARLNAYEELLAEDAAAKARLDDNQIHIPAGPRLGDLVVEAKGLRKGFGDRLLIDDLSFSLPPGGIVGVIGPNGAGKTTLFRMITGAEEPDAGTLRIGDTVELGYVDQSRDSLEDDLKVWEAISDGQDVVTLGRREIPARAYAASFNFKGADQQKPVSALSGGERNRVHLAKTLKAGANLLLLDEPTNDLDVDTLRALEQALLDFAGCAVIISHDRWFLDRIATHILAFEGDSQVEWFEGNYEAYEEDRRRRLGAEADQPHRIKYKKLTR
- a CDS encoding DUF1223 domain-containing protein, whose translation is MNRQPYSRSLAVPRPQPTRLLFTALFLLTWLLATACGAETASADAESTTPEPAQEEAMTSPIIIELFTSQGCSSCPPADRLLARLEADPKLKDRVLPLAFHVDYWNSIGWQDPFSSELWSRRQERYAQSLATGRLYTPQLVVAGRDHCVGSRESQVRGLIEDELARPSAATVRIQSLNRGEATVSVTAAAELQGSVDGPQELMVALVESGLSTQVQSGENAHRTLENERVVRRLESVARLDPSSATSVQGTAEFSLDPSWDPQELEVVAFLQDRNEMVIHGATEGKVLR
- a CDS encoding DUF6435 family protein; this encodes MFGLFKSDPLKKLKKEHAQKLQQAVQAQRSGQIPRYAELTAEAEALEAKIQKLESNQA
- a CDS encoding DJ-1/PfpI family protein gives rise to the protein MLLTGPILSCALPRSSTLWAVLALASMLGACGPVDHAPDPVHHGEDTQSSAAQSSGAGAPVGAAAEAQRPTEVPWARQPAPPELPTDRRLQVAFLVVDGVYNIELTAPFDIFHHVRFHHEPGMEVFTVSPDGEAVTTFEGLRIGADYSFADAPPADILVVPSAEHSMDKDLENRAMIQWVEEVGTAAFYVVSLCDGAFVLAEAGLLEGLAATTFPSDQDRFAEMFPQVDLRRGVSFVHQGPAVTSEGGAKSFDPAMYLVDLLYGQEVAQGVGRGLIIPWPPTPEEMPAVVVEAE
- a CDS encoding translocation/assembly module TamB domain-containing protein, producing MTSRRRIWLRRLLIALGLVVLVAGLALGWLLGTSSGARWLFAQSGTLIPGKVTVGSLQGPIRGPLVLEELRYSTDTLTLTAQRVELEWRLRELLAKRLDITRLYARGIEITTVDEDEEPSPLPDVRLPINIIVRDAVVESLTVSGEPPVIIDRIELETTAAGSEVVVDRLEVMSPDLDLLASGRVEPVGEYPVDLEVQWSARLPDLPPLAAEGTLGGDLERLLVSQRLSRPVALTVDGTLTTPLRDLAFELQTAFEGLDPEAPDLQFLELDLPLTDLTGELRLEGVAEDFRLQGRLAATVPEDAGDLGRLSSELDVGIRSPGQGAPMEVSISSARVRPAGGAGSLDVRGDVVLEEAARFDLALAWEGLQWPLTPGAPEEVVVTTPQGSATIAGTAEEYRLTAEARLEGPQIPSGSWSLAGTGDLEGLNLRPLEGEVLGGRLGARGRFAWSPQVLWDLQVRGQGFDPAVQWPELPGTVAFTADTRGRLEEQGPEGRVQNLRLTGTVRGEPLEAQGAVVLAGGQVRLDPLEATWGGASAQASGLTGGPWDLTWSLEVPQVASLLPDLAGSLSAQGTLRGDAELPRLEAQLEASDLAFGEIRSQGLEVELEGDLAGGAPLRASVEATELLLAGRSWAEAEARLEGAPDQHGIEISAVGNDGVELAARLQGGAPVADWPSLLSADWSGEVQDLSYAAQGAGRWVQRSAADLAIEPLGGPSEGSQTVRLEELCLEAAKLPPTAADSSSPSSAASIGTSRLCVEGALQSFAGNDGAGEGGTAGTTSWQAEGTLSAVPLGFLSPFLPPEADLEGSVEGDFRLALEGSSPLEAEVRLDLSPGVLRYQLDDLITSRFGAGTARLTAGAGGIEGELQLPLEKDGQIQARFSAGAWSPASQELTGLAVKGSLDAVIQDLTWLPAVLPDLADTGGRLRAEATLSGTLGSPALAGEVRLEEAKARIPTLGIQVQEITFLARGDGGETLQLEGSAKSGDGTVRLQGTAGSAVGSAPVKVSLKGQDFQVMNTSEIQVEVSPDLEISVDGQDVTVRGEVTVPEAEIAIKKLEEGAVHPSPDVVVVSGKDGEEQVRTAAGPLRVDARVRLVLGEDVEVEALGLTAEPEGTLLLTQTPNGLTRGSGELDISGGKYEAYGQDLDIERGRLIFGGGAVSNPGLDLRASRTAQDGTVAGVEVRGTLEEPEVTLWSNPAMGESDQLAYLLLGRPLESAGEAEGDLLTKAATSLGLKGGNLLAAKLGTRFGLEEARIETNGGLEEASLVVGKYLSPDLYVAYGIGLFEPVSTFRIRYLLSSKWSLEAETGIGTSADFLYSIERGGKKRESSEESGEKE
- a CDS encoding GNAT family N-acetyltransferase, whose protein sequence is MLNRYPQEASLRDGRRVLIRPFTENDIDGLHEFFQRLPEDSRRFAWARIDDRGLVQQWGMNLDYARVFPLLAVDGGKIVADATLHRRDHGPLRRVGRVKWLIDEEYRSAGLGMLLINHFIDIGRANGLRHLTCFLITDLEAEAITTLTELGFTSHTIPGYGTDPDGGQHDMTKLIFEL